TCTCAACACCCTCGGGCAACGGGTTATTTTCGGGGTCTTTAATGTAATTATCAACAATTTGAGCAACCTGTGTCTCTGGTGATAGCGGCTCTTTTGCTTCAACTTCTGTCTCGCTACTACACGCTCCTAACCCCGTTGCCAGCGTGGCGAGAACAGCAATCTCAGCGCTTGTCTTTAGGACGCGGTTTGCGGTTGATTTTGATTTTTCTGTGTTGGATAGTTCATGTGATGTATTCATAGATATTACAATAACATAAGCATAATAAAAAGTCAATGTTTTATCATAAAAAATGGTAAATTAGTCAAGTAACTTGAGAAAAACATCACTTTCGCGTATAATACAGTTCAAGTTTATACAAGAAATCCGAGAGAAGGAGAATATTTCATGGCACAGCCAAAGAAGCAATCAAGTCCTCGCAAGACTGGTCTGCGTCGCAGCCACTTGGTCGAGAAACTCGCGAAGCGCGTTAACCGCACCTCGCCGGTGCGCGTGTATGTCGGCAAGAATAAACGGACAACCGCACAGGTGGCGCAACCAGCAAACAGCCAAACGAGCAAGCTAGCAAAAGCAGCGGAGTCGAAATCTGCGAAGTAAGTTAACAGAGTCTTATTTTAAGAGGAAAAATACTAAATAAGGAACTGACGCGTATGGCATCAAACCGGCATCTGGGTAGAATTGTCGCATTGCAGGCACTGTATGAATATGAAGTCCGCACGCAAGCGGGCGACACATCGGATACGCTTGAGGCTATTGTTGCGCGCGATATTGTTCGGTACGAATCAGCGATTGACGACGTTACGTTTGTAAAAGAGCTTGCAGACGGTGTCGTTGATAAGCAGGCGGAGCTTGATGCGGCGCTACAGCCGATTGCGCCAGACTGGCCAATTTCGCAGATAGCGCGCGTTGACCGCACGGTGCTGCGAATCGGCCTGTACGAATTGCTATACCGCAGCGACGTCGTGCCACCAAAGGTAGCAATCAACGAAGCGGTTGAGCTTGCGAAAGCGTTTGGTTCCGATAATTCAAGCCGGTTTGTGAATGGCGTGCTCGGCACGGCGTATCGCACGCTGGTAAAAGGGGCATCGGATAATGACGAAACCGCCAAAGAAGCAGCAAAGCAAAAATAGATTCGATCACATCCGCAGGTATTTGACGCGTTCGCGTTCGGCGTCGATTCAAGAAATTGTGCGTGAGCCGACAAGCGGTGGCGTGATTTTTCGCCACGGCGTCAATGGACTGGAAATCTTATTGATTCAAGATGCTAAAGACCGCTGGACGATTCCGAAAGGGCATATTGAAGAGGGTGAGACTGCAGTGCAAACAGCACGCCGCGAAATTGGCGAAGAGGCAGGATTGCATGATGTTGATATGCTCGGATGGCTCGGTAAAATTTATTTTCGATATCGCCGAATTGATAAACTCGTATTGATGACGACGCAAATTTATCTAGTACGTGTTCGTACAAGCGGAGATGAAATCCAAAAAGAGGATTGGATGAAAGGTATCAAGTGGTTTCCGTTCAATGAAGCTCTCGACTTAATTGAATATGAAGATATTGCAAAACTAATGTTAAAGGCAAAAACACGTATACGAGAGGAGAAGTTATAAATGTCAGGCATGCCGACAGGACCATATCAGGACTGGGCGAAGCAGAAATTGGGATTTGAATATAATGATATTCAACTTCTAATTACCGCTTTGACACATCGCAGCTATGTGAATGAGCACCGTAAATCGGTAAGCGAGCATAATGAGCGGCTTGAGTTTCTGGGCGATGCAGTACTTGAACTGGTCGTGACCGATTATTTGTTTCAGCACTACAGCGAGCCGGAGGGGATTCTGACTAGTTGGCGTGCGGCATTGGTGAATACGATTAGCAATGCGGAATCTGGTAAAGAATTGGGATACGAAGCGCTAATTCGCATGAGTAAGGGTGAGAAACATGGTTCAGATCGGGCGCGGCGTCAGATTTTGGCAAATGCGTATGAAGCGGTAATTGGTTCGATTTATTTAGAACGAGGCTACGACGACGCAGCGGCATTTATACAAAAGCATACGATTGTGAAACTTGATAAAATCCTTGCCGATGGTTCGTGGCGCGATCCGAAAAGTCATCTACAAGAAATTAGCCAGCAGGTTGATAGCGCGACACCGGTTTATAAGGTTATATCTGAAGAGGGGCCAGATCATGATAAAGTATTTACACTTGGCGCATATGTAAACGATAGGTTGATGGGCAAGGGGATTGGATCAAGTAAACAATCGGCACAACAAGAAGCAGCAAGGGCGGCGCTTAAAGCCTATGCGAAGCAAAATAGCGCTAAGTTAGATTGACTTTTATCACAAAATCCGGTAGAATGTCTAGGAAGTAAAAGAGTAAACCTGTAAAGTGAAGTAAAGGAATATTACATTTATGCTCGCAATTCGTTTGCAACGTCTCGGTCGCAAGGCTTATCCGGTATACCGGTTAGCAGTACAAGAAGCTCAGCGTCATCCGTCAAGCGGTCGCGTGGTTGCGTATGTTGGCAGCTACAATCCGCACACTAAAGAGTCAAATATTAACGTTGAATTAGCGCAAAAATATTTGGATAATGGTGCGCAGCCATCGCCGCGTGTCGTCAAGTTGTTCAAAAGTGCTGGCGTGAAGCTGCCGGGTTGGGTAAAAGAGTTTGAAGGTAACAAAACGAGAGCGGTGAAAAACGCCGAGAAGTTGCGTAAGAATCAGCCAAAAGAAGATCTTGCGGAAGAGTCTGAGGTTGCCGAAGTTTAGCCTAGGAAGTGAAGCGTGAAAAGCTCGCCCAGAGTCTATAACGGCGGGCTTTTTATTTTGCTTGTGTTCCGTGGTATACTGAAAAAGTACGATAACCTGTAAGACCGAAAAAAAGGAGGCATGAGGGCATATGTCGACAATAGACCAGCAATTTGTAGAATATATCGTAAAATCTTTGGTAGAGCACCCAGACGATGTATCGGTTGACCGTATCGTTGACGAGAAAGGTGTGCTGTTGACGCTGACGGTTAATCCTGGAGATCTAGGTCGTGTAATTGGTCGCCGCGGCGGTACGGCGCAAAGCTTGCGGACACTGCTGCGTGCACTTGGAACGAAGAATAGCGCGCGCTACAACCTGAAAATTGTCAACAACGACAACCTGGACGAAACAGTAGCGAATGTGTCAAGCGAAGAACCTGTGGATGGCGCAACTACTGATACTGTGGAAAACAGTACTGATGAGCCAAGCGAATTTGCAAAAAAGTCGCGCGAAGAGCTTGCGGAACTAGACGATCTTGATATATAATCATAAGTAAGTTCATGCGAGAACCTTGAACTGCGAGAAAACGTACAAATTGCTCTTATTGCGAGCAGACCAACAAATGGTTTGAGAGACTTATTTGTGCAAGAAAGTCACTTTTGCTATTCAGCGGAGTGGCTTTTTTGTTGGTTGTGAAAGTGGCAAGGGTTTTATTTTGTAGCACAGCTTGCAAGAGGTGCAGGAATCATTTGATGAAAGTAATAGTGCATAATTTATAATATTATGTATATTTTTACAAACATAGTTATAAAATAAATTATACAAGTAACGTTACTCATATATAACAATGAAGCAAGCATATGCGCAATCACACTAAGAATATAAATAGACGCTTTAGTCAAATATTGCTATACTATAAATTATGAGAAAATTCCAAATTGTCACCTTATTTCCTGAGATGTTTACTGGTGTCTTTGGCAGCTCTATGATGTGGAAAGCGCAAAAAGACGGTTATGTTGAGCTGTCAACAATCAATCTGCGCGAGTTTGGAATTGGTGCGCGTCAAACAGTTGATGATACGCCATATGGCGGCGGTGACGGCATGCTTCTGATGGTTGAACCGTTATGGCGAGCGGTTGAGCAAGCGAAAGAAAACGACTCAACTGCAAAAGTTGTCATCATGACGCCGCGTGGTATGCGTTGGAAGCAGGCGCTTGCGCAAGAATATAGTGAGCAAGATCACGGATGTATCTTTATCTGCGGCCGGTACGAAGGATATGATGAACGGATTATGGCACTTGTCGATCAAGAGCTAAGCGTTGGCGATTATGTGTTGACAGGTGGTGAGCTGCCGGCGATGACGATTATTGATAGCATTGTGCGGCTTATCCCGGGCGTACTTGGTGGCGAAAATAGCGCGGCAATTGAAAGCTTTAGCGATGGTGAAACGCTCGAGTTTCCTCAGTACACGCGCCCTGAAGAATGGCGCGGCATGAAAGTTCCCGAGGTGCTGCTGAGTGGCCATCATGGCAATATTGCTAAATGGCGTGCAGAGCATAGCCGTAAGGCAGAATAGGAGCCATTCGGTTCAGTGCGCATTGGGAGCCGAGTCTTGTAAGTTGCGTGTGCTCTCAGAAACCCCAAATACCCTGCAAAAAGCAGGGTATTTGGGTTGTTGTGGTGGATATATCGGAGAGCGATCGATACAAGTTTTGGTGTTTGTTTTTTGTAACTTCGCTATCTGTAGAATACATGGAATTGCAGCGCATGGCAAGTATTTTTTGGACAAATTTGAAAAAATCATGTGGAAAAACGGTATACTAAAGATGTGAAACAGTTTATAGCTAGCATTTTTCCAAAAGAATTTTTTACAACACGGGCGAATTATGTTGCGTTTTATTTGGCGTGGTGGACGGTTGCGGTACTTGTGCTACAGCTGTTTGCGTTTGAAAAGTTTCCTGGCACGTTTAGTGGCTTGTCGAGTGATGTGCAGGTGCGCGCTGCAGTCACGATTGTCATTGTCGAGCTGTTGTCGTTACCGTTTTTGTTATCTATGCGATTGTCGGACGTTGTTCGACGCATTTCCGGTATGTTGTCGGTGCTTGCGCCGTTTATTTGGATTATTCTCAGCTTCGTTGGCAATGGACGCGTTAGCCTATTCGGTGCGAAGTTACCGGCGACACCAGCGGTGTGCGGTGCTGCTGTTGCGACCGTGTGGCTTGCGGTGGTGATGTACTGCTGCACAGTAGAGTGTCGTAAAAAGAGTTGAGTTTTTGGCGTAAAGGTACTATAATCTAAAGAGCTTGTCGTATTTCATTTGGCATTTTGAGCCAGTATCGGTGTATTGGGGATTCGCCAAGTGGTAAGGCACTGGGTTCTGGTCCCAGCATTCGGGGGTTCGAATCCCTCATCCCCAGCCAAATGAAATATGATGAAGGACCATCAGTGGTAAAACGCCACTGATTTTTTGTACAGAAAAGCTTGGAGTTATCTGCGGAGAGAACGGCGCAACGATGTAGGCGCGACAGTATAACACTCTCTAGCGGAAACTTTCTCCTTAACGACGTGTAGACAATAGCGAAAAGTCTAGCCAGCGATGATTTTAATGTGCCCTGTTCGTATAGCTTTTGGGAGTCGGTACAAAAATGCAAATACATCCTGTAATTGGATGATAAAATAATATCTGTAAGATAGTACACAGGGCTTAAGGCTATGCAAATATGATGAAAAACAGAATCTTGTGCTACGTTTGTTTATTCGCGTCGTTTGTGGTGTCATCGATTTCTATACAGACATCAATGGAGGCTGGATCAAGCGGCAAAGTCTCGAATGTGTGGCTGCATACGTTTGAGTTTTTTATAGCAGTATTTTTGGTTGCGTTGGCGATCTATTTTAAGTATAAGTCTTTGCGGGATAAAGATAGGCAATTGTAGCGCTATCTTTTGACAAATTGTCCTAATCCCGACATAATAGAACTATGAGTACGATTACAGCACCACGCTTGCCGAGTGGCTTCAATGAATATTTACCGGCGGAACAAATTGAGTTTAATCGTTTACTGGCTATTATCCGAACAACATATGAGCATTATGGATTTACGCCGCTTGATACGCCTAATGTTGAACTGAGCGAGGTACTGCTCGCAAAAGGTGGCGGCGAAACCGAGAAACAAATTTATCGGTTTGAGCGTGGTAAAAATGACTTGAGTCTACGATTTGATTTAACTGTGCCGCTTGCGCGCTACGTTGCACAGCATCAGGGTGAATTGGCATTTCCGTTCCGGCGCTATCAAATTGGCAAAGTGTATCGCGCAGAGCGGGCGCAGGCGGGGCGATTTCGTGAATTTTATCAGTGCGACATTGACATGATCGGCAGTGATAGTTCAATAGCGGATGCAGAATTTCCGGCGATCATCAATGAGATTTTCGAGCAGTTTGATTTTGGCGAATTTACGATCCGTATCAATAACCGTAAAGTGCTAAATGGATTTTTTGACGAACTTGGTTTGGGTGCGGCGGCGACTGACGTATTACGGATTATCGACAAAATTGAAAAAATCAGCCGTGGTGATTTGATGGCTGAGTTGCATAATGCCGGTTGCAGCGACGAACAAGTCGCACGCTTATTGGAATTTATCACGATTCAAGGTGAGAATGACGAAATTCTACGCAAACTTGAGACGATTGACATCAATAACGAACAATTCCAGACGGGTGCGCGTGAACTTCATGACGTGCTGACAGCGCTGCGTGCAATGCATGTTCCGGAGCGGCGCGTGAAGCTTGACCTGACAATTACACGCGGTTTGGATTATTACACTGGTACGGTGTACGAAACTAATTTGAACGACCACCCGGAGGTCGGCAGCGTGTGTTCGGGTGGGCGGTACGATAATCTGACGGCGAATTATTCCAAGCGATCGTTGCCGGGTGTGGGGATCTCGATCGGCCTGTCGCGGTTGTTCTATAAATTGCGCGAAGCGGGGATTGTTAAGCCGGCGCAGCAAACGCTTGCACGCGTGATGGTGGCGCCGCTTAGTTCCGCACAGTTGACGCGTGCGCTTGATGTGGCACATGAACTGCGCACGGTGTGCCCGGTGACGACGTACGTTGATGATGTTACAGCCGGCAAGAAACTGAAATATGCCGACAAACTTGGCGTTCGCTATGCAGTGCTAATCGGCGAAGATGAAGCAGCGGCGGGCGATGTAACGCTAAAAGATATGCAGACGGGCGAGAATCGGCGCATGTCGGTGCGCAATGTTTGCGATCTGTTGCAAGCGTAAGACACTTATGCTTGAGTTTTGCTAAAAATCTGTTGCAAAAACCACTTTCTTTTCACGCGTTTTCACGTAGTATACTTGAGGTATGAGCAAAGCTCATGCTAAAAACGAAAGGAGGACGACAACATGAAAATGTCCACCAAGACAATTGCATCACTGATGGTGGTGACGGCGGTTGCTTCTGCGATACCTGGGGTAAGCCAGCTTGGCGTACCACGGCAGCGTCGCAAATCACAATTTGATAAATTACTAGCGGTTCATGATCGCAAAGGTGAACTACGCGCAGAGATTTTGGGGATTAGCGCGCTCACGTTTCGTCAGATGAGTCGTACGCGTTCATTTGCACAGATCGTACGCGAGTGCGGTATTGGTTCGACGCGGGCGTTTCGCTTGGCGTTATTCGGGCGATTGCGCGACGAATTATTGCGCCGCGGCTGGTCGCGAGCGAAGATTGACGCGTATATGACGGCGCGCGCAGTCCGCGTGGCAGCGTAGTCTTTTAGCAAAAAAACTGCTCGGAAATTAATGATTTTCGGGCAACTTTTGTATACAACAACATAAATAGCGTATATAAACATGAATGAGACGCTATCGCTAGTGTTATGCTACTAAAATTATTAATTTCAAGAATTGACATAAGCATATATAGTATACTATCATGAAATACATACGCTATATATAGCGTTTCGCTGTATCTCTGGAGGGCGATCGGCGGTATCATATAAACAAACAATAAATAATAAGTAGAAGTGCGCTGACGTCGTTGGTGTTTCGTTTTGTGCGCTTAAAATTATACAAGGAGGGGTATGTATAACTACATCAAAAAACGCGACGGCCGAAAGGTCAAATTCAACGACCGCAAGATTATGTCGGCGATTGAGCGCGCTGGACTTGAGACGGGCGAGTTTGCAGAAGCCGAAGCAGACAAGCTGACGAAAAAAGTATTGGCGCGCGCCGAAAAAGAGTTAACGGAAAAAGTGCCGGGTGTCGAGCAGGTTCAAGATATTGTCGAAGAAGTTTTGCTTAGCAGCCGCTATAAAAAAACCGCCAAAGCATATATTATTTATCGCGATCAGCATAAGAAACTGCGCGAAATTACCGATGCGGCGCACCTTGACTTGATGGATCAGTACTTATCGCGGCTTGACTGGCGTGTGAACGAAAATTCAAATATGGGGTATAGCTTGCAAGGCTTAAACAACTACATCGCGAGCGAAGTTAGCAAAACATATTGGCTTAATAAGGTTTACACACCGGAAATCGGTCGGTTGCACCGCTCGGGCGATATGCATATTCATGATTTGAATTTGCTGAGCGTGTACTGTGTGGGCTGGGATTTGCAGGATTTGCTGCGCAGCGGATTCACAGGTGTGCAAAACAAGATTTCCAGCAAACCGGCGAAGCACTTTCGTGCGATTCTCGGGCAAGTTGTCAACTTTTTCTATACGCTGCAAGGCGAGGCGGCAGGCGCGCAAGCATTTAGTAACTTTGATACGCTGCTTGCGCCATTTATCAAATACGACAAGTTGTCGTACGACGAGGTGAAGCAGTCGCTGCAGGAATTCGTGTTTAATGTGAATGTGCCGACGCGCGTTGGTTTTCAGACGCCGTTTACAAACATTACGCTTGACCTGGAGTGCCCGAGCTATATGAAGGGGCAGCCTGTGGTGATCGGCGGCGAATTACAAGATACGAATTACGGCGATCACCAAGAAGAGATGAACATGTTTAACCGCGCGCTGCTTGAAGTCTTAACCGAAGGCGACGCAAGCGGGCGTGTGTTCACGTTCCCGATTCCAACCTATAATATCACGAAGGACTTTAACTGGGATAATCCAGTGATTGAGAATTTGTGGGAAGCGAGTGCAAAGTACGGTATTCCATACTTTAGCAATTTCGTCAATAGCGACATGAGTCCGGAAGACGCGCGTAGCATGTGCTGCCGCCTGCGCATTGATAATCGCCAGTTAGAATATCGCGGCGGCGGGTTGTTTGGCAGTAACCCGATGACTGGTTCGGTTGGCGTAGTGACGATTAATTTGCCGCGCTTGGCGCTGAAATCAAAAGATGAAACAGAATTTCGCAAGGGTCTTGACTATCTGATGGAGAAGGCGAAGGAGTCGCTTGAAGTGAAACGCAAAACGCTGGAAGTTCTGACTGACAAGAATCTTTATCCGTATACGAAATTCTATCTGCGTGATATCAAGAAGCGGTTCGGTGT
This portion of the TM7 phylum sp. oral taxon 349 genome encodes:
- the nusB gene encoding transcription antitermination factor NusB — its product is MASNRHLGRIVALQALYEYEVRTQAGDTSDTLEAIVARDIVRYESAIDDVTFVKELADGVVDKQAELDAALQPIAPDWPISQIARVDRTVLRIGLYELLYRSDVVPPKVAINEAVELAKAFGSDNSSRFVNGVLGTAYRTLVKGASDNDETAKEAAKQK
- a CDS encoding NUDIX domain-containing protein, translating into MTKPPKKQQSKNRFDHIRRYLTRSRSASIQEIVREPTSGGVIFRHGVNGLEILLIQDAKDRWTIPKGHIEEGETAVQTARREIGEEAGLHDVDMLGWLGKIYFRYRRIDKLVLMTTQIYLVRVRTSGDEIQKEDWMKGIKWFPFNEALDLIEYEDIAKLMLKAKTRIREEKL
- the rnc gene encoding ribonuclease III codes for the protein MSGMPTGPYQDWAKQKLGFEYNDIQLLITALTHRSYVNEHRKSVSEHNERLEFLGDAVLELVVTDYLFQHYSEPEGILTSWRAALVNTISNAESGKELGYEALIRMSKGEKHGSDRARRQILANAYEAVIGSIYLERGYDDAAAFIQKHTIVKLDKILADGSWRDPKSHLQEISQQVDSATPVYKVISEEGPDHDKVFTLGAYVNDRLMGKGIGSSKQSAQQEAARAALKAYAKQNSAKLD
- the rpsP gene encoding 30S ribosomal protein S16; the protein is MLAIRLQRLGRKAYPVYRLAVQEAQRHPSSGRVVAYVGSYNPHTKESNINVELAQKYLDNGAQPSPRVVKLFKSAGVKLPGWVKEFEGNKTRAVKNAEKLRKNQPKEDLAEESEVAEV
- a CDS encoding KH domain-containing protein is translated as MSTIDQQFVEYIVKSLVEHPDDVSVDRIVDEKGVLLTLTVNPGDLGRVIGRRGGTAQSLRTLLRALGTKNSARYNLKIVNNDNLDETVANVSSEEPVDGATTDTVENSTDEPSEFAKKSREELAELDDLDI
- the trmD gene encoding tRNA (guanosine(37)-N1)-methyltransferase TrmD, producing the protein MRKFQIVTLFPEMFTGVFGSSMMWKAQKDGYVELSTINLREFGIGARQTVDDTPYGGGDGMLLMVEPLWRAVEQAKENDSTAKVVIMTPRGMRWKQALAQEYSEQDHGCIFICGRYEGYDERIMALVDQELSVGDYVLTGGELPAMTIIDSIVRLIPGVLGGENSAAIESFSDGETLEFPQYTRPEEWRGMKVPEVLLSGHHGNIAKWRAEHSRKAE
- the hisS gene encoding histidine--tRNA ligase gives rise to the protein MSTITAPRLPSGFNEYLPAEQIEFNRLLAIIRTTYEHYGFTPLDTPNVELSEVLLAKGGGETEKQIYRFERGKNDLSLRFDLTVPLARYVAQHQGELAFPFRRYQIGKVYRAERAQAGRFREFYQCDIDMIGSDSSIADAEFPAIINEIFEQFDFGEFTIRINNRKVLNGFFDELGLGAAATDVLRIIDKIEKISRGDLMAELHNAGCSDEQVARLLEFITIQGENDEILRKLETIDINNEQFQTGARELHDVLTALRAMHVPERRVKLDLTITRGLDYYTGTVYETNLNDHPEVGSVCSGGRYDNLTANYSKRSLPGVGISIGLSRLFYKLREAGIVKPAQQTLARVMVAPLSSAQLTRALDVAHELRTVCPVTTYVDDVTAGKKLKYADKLGVRYAVLIGEDEAAAGDVTLKDMQTGENRRMSVRNVCDLLQA